In one window of Aureispira sp. CCB-E DNA:
- a CDS encoding tyrosine-type recombinase/integrase, whose amino-acid sequence MENTITYQKWLELQNYKYRSIQTLISLKNQLENYLNEQSLELSTETLKHFASWASNQGYSLVYQRQLYWGVWVYCRYLKQVQGLKIQAYLHKIKPIDNRRKALNQSQLKTIATWLKKEQKNYWLNQALWALFYGCGLRRAEALNLELKDLNISQKLLSVATIKGGRKRFLPLSKKQLEALVNYINEERCTPKESYQNKLFIGKRGGNAAHLLAKQLHQWQEGTGLGAVLCWHVLRHSIATELVQKGMKLEEVSRFLGHSSIESTTRYLHYNPISYEL is encoded by the coding sequence ATGGAAAATACAATCACTTATCAAAAATGGTTGGAGCTACAAAACTACAAATACCGCAGCATCCAAACGCTGATTAGCTTAAAAAATCAGTTAGAAAACTACTTAAACGAACAGTCTTTAGAACTATCTACCGAAACTCTAAAACACTTCGCTTCTTGGGCATCGAATCAAGGTTATAGCTTAGTTTATCAACGGCAATTATATTGGGGTGTTTGGGTCTATTGTCGGTATTTAAAACAAGTACAAGGACTTAAAATACAAGCTTATCTACACAAAATAAAACCAATCGATAATCGTAGAAAAGCTTTAAATCAAAGTCAACTAAAAACAATTGCTACCTGGTTAAAAAAAGAACAAAAAAACTACTGGTTAAATCAAGCACTTTGGGCTTTGTTTTATGGCTGTGGGCTGCGAAGAGCAGAGGCTTTAAACTTAGAATTAAAAGACTTAAACATCAGTCAAAAGTTGTTATCTGTAGCAACAATAAAAGGAGGTAGAAAACGTTTTTTGCCCTTGTCTAAAAAGCAATTAGAAGCTTTGGTAAATTACATTAATGAAGAACGATGTACTCCAAAAGAAAGCTATCAAAACAAGCTCTTTATTGGCAAAAGAGGTGGCAATGCAGCGCATTTACTAGCGAAACAATTACACCAATGGCAGGAAGGAACAGGACTTGGAGCGGTTTTGTGTTGGCATGTTTTACGGCATAGCATTGCTACAGAGCTAGTTCAAAAAGGGATGAAATTAGAGGAAGTGAGTCGTTTTTTAGGACACAGTAGCATAGAATCTACGACTCGATATTTACATTATAATCCAATTAGTTATGAGCTTTAA
- a CDS encoding RHS repeat-associated core domain-containing protein: MGNVLVTFSDKKLGQVNNIISTSADYYEAIVTTASDYYPFGWQMPNRKLNSENYSFGFNGQLQDAEWMGGQSVAFEFRTQDPRLGRFLSTDPLTAMTPWQSPYVFADNSPIANIDYLGLKAGEPREETAPPLEAQPPVEINPVSIAPSDIISFGQMVNIVEDAKDPPLRSNQSSPNVQGNSFGFNQQLNSAQNSKKDTLPDGRYIWEMTEHEKWLFFGNPFETEWETWQRLQELAESNLPDELHISWAERFYLIGHQFGWALPTSGAMVASKASKIAKSTNAGKVFQESRGADVVEITIHTWNAKLRNKVPIIDSKGYHSAIQIGDDIFDFNNVIGANGFAHILKNSVDLRNVAFSSSFKVSKSTADLMFASASKKVLAGRFRVSMFGFFTNNNCAAFCKSTLRAGGFRFFPSISSTPLGIGLKTKYLSIFSKK, encoded by the coding sequence TTGGGGAATGTACTCGTAACATTCAGTGATAAAAAGCTCGGGCAAGTTAATAATATCATTTCCACTTCAGCAGATTATTATGAGGCTATTGTAACCACAGCTTCTGACTATTATCCGTTCGGTTGGCAAATGCCGAATCGTAAATTGAACTCTGAAAATTACTCCTTTGGATTTAATGGGCAACTCCAAGATGCTGAATGGATGGGTGGGCAGTCTGTTGCTTTTGAGTTTAGAACGCAGGATCCTAGACTAGGAAGGTTCCTCAGCACTGACCCGTTGACAGCTATGACACCTTGGCAAAGCCCTTATGTTTTTGCTGATAATTCGCCTATTGCTAATATTGATTATCTTGGGTTAAAAGCAGGAGAACCTCGAGAAGAAACTGCTCCGCCTTTGGAGGCTCAACCTCCTGTAGAAATAAACCCCGTTAGTATTGCTCCTAGTGATATTATTAGTTTTGGGCAAATGGTTAATATTGTAGAAGATGCTAAAGATCCGCCTTTGAGGAGTAATCAAAGTAGTCCTAATGTCCAAGGTAATTCTTTTGGCTTTAATCAACAGTTAAATTCTGCCCAAAACTCTAAAAAGGATACATTGCCTGATGGACGCTATATTTGGGAAATGACAGAACATGAAAAATGGCTTTTCTTTGGAAATCCATTTGAAACAGAATGGGAGACTTGGCAGCGATTGCAAGAATTAGCAGAAAGCAACTTACCTGATGAACTTCATATTAGTTGGGCTGAAAGATTTTACTTAATAGGGCATCAATTTGGATGGGCATTGCCTACTTCTGGTGCTATGGTCGCCTCTAAAGCTAGTAAAATAGCCAAATCGACTAATGCAGGAAAGGTTTTTCAAGAATCAAGAGGAGCAGATGTAGTTGAAATTACTATCCATACATGGAATGCAAAACTTAGAAATAAAGTACCTATTATTGATAGTAAAGGCTATCATAGCGCTATACAAATTGGAGATGATATTTTTGACTTTAACAATGTAATAGGGGCAAATGGATTTGCTCATATATTAAAAAATAGTGTAGACCTTAGAAATGTAGCATTCTCAAGCAGCTTTAAAGTTTCGAAAAGCACAGCAGATTTAATGTTCGCATCTGCTAGTAAAAAAGTTTTAGCTGGAAGATTTCGTGTTTCAATGTTTGGTTTTTTTACAAATAATAATTGTGCAGCTTTTTGTAAAAGTACACTAAGAGCAGGAGGTTTTAGATTCTTTCCTAGTATTAGTTCTACACCTTTAGGTATTGGTTTAAAAACAAAATATTTATCAATTTTTAGCAAAAAATAA
- a CDS encoding RHS repeat-associated core domain-containing protein, with translation MGNVLVTFSDKKLGQVNNIISTSADYYEAIVTTASDYYPFGWQMPNRKLNSGNYSFGFNGQIQDAEWMGGQSVAFEFRINDPRLGRFLSSDPLTTFYPQLTPYQFASNTPIAGVDLDGLEFALITRGKNNIITAEFKMVNFVGVKKKVIRQYKRKLKQGFKVFFDREFEGKKYKGRLKINVTNNASVTDYTIDLISRAETDDLQLVSNGPMEVDNIGGRHIFINSRMPYEGDPKDLPSRWEKRGNFAYKKFDNALDVTALIHEITHLFGLIHISDLNLGGFNQETDVWLLYVQSVKDFNSLIEDSKAGKKLENNIQSPGDKGIPGADRTSPHIKDQTITDSQFKRILENIRNKDVPVPADDVLNRIYIKYPKRYPNYKGNSEAKSNEEPSSPNGDPCGEIW, from the coding sequence TTGGGGAATGTACTCGTAACATTCAGTGATAAAAAGCTTGGGCAAGTCAATAACATAATCTCAACCTCTGCTGACTATTACGAAGCTATTGTGACCACAGCTTCTGACTATTATCCGTTTGGTTGGCAGATGCCAAATCGTAAATTGAACTCTGGAAACTACTCCTTTGGCTTTAATGGGCAAATCCAAGATGCTGAATGGATGGGTGGGCAGTCCGTTGCCTTTGAGTTTAGAATAAATGACCCTAGGTTGGGGAGATTTCTTTCTTCTGATCCATTAACTACTTTTTATCCACAACTTACTCCTTATCAATTTGCAAGTAATACTCCTATTGCAGGAGTAGATTTAGATGGCTTAGAATTTGCACTAATTACAAGAGGTAAAAATAATATTATTACGGCTGAGTTTAAAATGGTTAATTTTGTAGGAGTGAAAAAGAAGGTTATACGACAATATAAAAGAAAATTAAAACAAGGATTTAAAGTGTTTTTTGATAGGGAGTTTGAAGGCAAAAAGTATAAAGGACGTTTAAAGATAAACGTTACCAATAATGCCTCTGTTACCGACTATACTATAGATCTTATATCTAGAGCAGAAACGGATGACCTTCAACTTGTGTCAAATGGACCTATGGAAGTTGACAATATTGGTGGTAGACACATTTTTATCAATTCTAGAATGCCTTATGAAGGAGATCCTAAAGACCTTCCTAGTAGGTGGGAAAAGAGAGGGAATTTTGCGTATAAAAAATTTGATAATGCTCTTGATGTAACTGCCTTAATTCATGAAATAACCCACCTATTTGGATTGATACATATTAGTGATTTAAACTTGGGAGGCTTTAATCAAGAAACCGATGTTTGGCTTTTATATGTACAGTCAGTAAAAGATTTTAACAGCCTTATTGAGGATTCAAAAGCAGGTAAAAAGTTAGAAAATAATATACAGTCTCCTGGGGATAAAGGAATACCTGGAGCAGATAGAACTAGTCCTCATATAAAAGACCAAACTATTACTGATTCGCAATTTAAAAGGATTTTAGAAAACATTCGTAATAAAGATGTTCCTGTTCCAGCTGATGATGTTTTAAATAGAATATATATAAAATACCCTAAAAGGTATCCAAATTATAAAGGTAATAGTGAAGCGAAATCTAATGAAGAACCTTCTTCACCTAATGGTGATCCATGTGGTGAAATATGGTAA